A stretch of the Massilia varians genome encodes the following:
- a CDS encoding BatA domain-containing protein: MNQLWWFALPILLLPVWWHRRKREQHKAEVLATSRFLPRAEPRQTREWRWKDLVLLLVRCLMLATLIAWLADPVMPWRGDTVIVAAGTDAKWADAQAAPAGLAKADRLVMPGQQALTWLRAHQREWRPDARLLVLGDVPMPALVPEFGRKIELRTLARPPEKVERRVYIASERPEQWRRVFALEGIAVDAAPGPRTSLIVWDRKEAPPASLRAPLWLVTDIAAFPELGKAQQLDGLRYADSARGRLWHAKTWPPASADAARTLLENWQRLHAGPPAYTVPSRVFEASGAVRAPEPSGALRDMLMALLAALFVLERSLTHARRR, encoded by the coding sequence ATGAACCAGCTGTGGTGGTTCGCATTACCGATCCTGCTGCTGCCGGTCTGGTGGCACCGCCGCAAGCGCGAGCAGCACAAGGCCGAGGTGCTGGCCACCAGCCGCTTCCTGCCGCGCGCCGAACCGCGCCAGACGCGCGAGTGGCGGTGGAAGGACCTCGTGCTGCTGCTGGTGCGCTGCCTGATGCTGGCCACCCTCATCGCCTGGCTGGCCGATCCGGTCATGCCCTGGCGCGGCGATACCGTCATCGTCGCGGCCGGCACCGATGCCAAGTGGGCCGATGCGCAGGCGGCGCCGGCCGGACTGGCCAAGGCCGACCGCCTCGTCATGCCGGGGCAGCAAGCGCTCACCTGGCTGCGCGCCCACCAGCGCGAATGGCGGCCTGACGCCCGCCTGCTGGTGCTGGGCGACGTGCCGATGCCGGCGCTGGTGCCGGAATTCGGCCGCAAGATCGAACTACGCACCCTGGCGCGCCCGCCGGAGAAGGTCGAGCGCCGTGTCTACATCGCCAGCGAGCGCCCGGAGCAGTGGCGCCGCGTGTTCGCCCTGGAAGGGATTGCCGTCGATGCGGCGCCGGGCCCAAGGACCTCGCTCATCGTCTGGGACCGCAAGGAGGCGCCGCCGGCATCGCTGCGCGCGCCATTGTGGCTCGTCACCGACATCGCCGCCTTCCCGGAACTGGGCAAGGCGCAGCAGCTGGACGGCCTGCGCTACGCCGACAGCGCGCGCGGCCGTCTATGGCATGCAAAAACCTGGCCGCCGGCGTCGGCCGACGCCGCGCGCACGCTGCTGGAAAACTGGCAGCGCCTGCACGCCGGACCGCCGGCCTACACGGTGCCATCGCGTGTGTTCGAGGCGTCAGGCGCGGTGCGTGCGCCGGAACCGAGCGGCGCGCTGCGCGACATGCTGATGGCGTTGCTTGCGGCATTGTTCGTACTTGAAAGGAGTCTCACGCATGCAAGACGGCGCTGA